The Phragmites australis chromosome 15, lpPhrAust1.1, whole genome shotgun sequence genome window below encodes:
- the LOC133892372 gene encoding pterocarpan synthase 1-like has product MASSSLLVVVVALLAFLSPAVLATGGASREKRTHIRVYVHEQFSGPNATVGSVAPSPLGANSTFGEVGVLDDALRAGPGPASGLVGRYQGVFVGSDLADASYHSAITLVFAAGEHRGGTLSLQGRYSFPADDGAVLERAVVGGTGGFRMARGYSLLKVVSTPPEAAVFQLDLFVFTPRGRY; this is encoded by the coding sequence ATGGCCTCGTCCTCGCTGCTGGTGGTGGTCGTCGCCCTGCTGGCCTTCCTTTCGCCGGCCGTTCTTGCGACGGGTGGCGCCAGCAGAGAGAAGCGCACGCACATCCGCGTCTACGTGCACGAGCAGTTCTCCGGCCCGAACGCCACGGTGGGGTCCGTGGCACCGTCCCCGCTCGGCGCCAACTCGACGTTCGGCGAGGTCGGCGTGCTCGACGACGCGCTGCGCGCCGGCCCGGGCCCGGCGTCGGGCCTCGTCGGCCGCTACCAGGGGGTCTTCGTGGGCTCGGACCTGGCGGACGCGAGCTACCACTCGGCCATCACCCTGGTGTTCGCCGCGGGCGAGCACCGCGGGGGCACGCTGTCCCTGCAGGGAAGGTACAGCTTCCCCGCCGACGACGGCGCGGTGCTCGAGCGCGCCGTCGTGGGCGGCACCGGTGGGTTCAGGATGGCACGCGGATACTCCCTGCTCAAGGTCGTGAGCACCCCGCCCGAGGCCGCCGTCTTCCAGCTCGACCTGTTCGTGTTCACGCCCCGTGGCCGATACTAG